The following DNA comes from Streptomyces pristinaespiralis.
CTCAAGCGGGAGAAGCAGGAGAAGAAGGCCCGCGAGACCCTCGAGATCTACGCGCCCCTGGCCCACCGCCTGGGCATGAACACCATCAAGTGGGAGCTCGAGGACCTCGCCTTCGCGATCCTCTACCCGAAGATGTACGACGAGATCGTCCGCCTCGTCGCCGAGCGGGCGCCCAAGCGCGACGAGTACCTCGCCATAGTGACCGACGAGGTCCAGTCCGATCTGCGCGCCGCCCGCATCAAGGCCACCGTCACCGGCCGGCCCAAGCACTACTACAGCGTCTACCAGAAGATGATCGTCCGCGGCCGTGACTTCGCGGAGATCTACGACCTGGTGGGTATCCGCGTCCTCGTCGACACGGTCCGCGACTGCTACGCGGCACTGGGCACCGTCCACGCCCGCTGGAACCCGGTTCCGGGGCGGTTCAAGGACTACATCGCGATGCCCAAGTTCAACATGTACCAGTCGCTGCACACGACGGTCATCGGACCGAACGGCAAGCCCGTCGAGCTCCAGATCCGCACGTTCGACATGCACCGCCGCGCCGAGTACGGCATCGCCGCGCACTGGAAGTACAAGCAGGAGACCGTAGCCGGCGCTTCCAAGATCCGCACCGACGTCCCCAAGGCCGGCAAGGGCACGGCCGGCCAGGACACCGTCAACGACATGGCGTGGCTGCGGCAGTTGCTGGACTGGCAGAAGGAGACGGAGGACCCGGGCGAGTTCCTGGAGTCGCTGCGCTTCGACCTCTCCCGCAACGAGGTCTTCGTCTTCACGCCCAAGGGCGACGTCATAGCGCTGCCCGCGGGCGCCACCCCGGTCGACTTCGCCTACGCGGTCCACACCGAGGTCGGTCACCGCACCATAGGGGCGCGGGTCAACGGGCGCCTCGTGCCGCTCGAGTCGACCCTCGACAACGGCGACCTGGTGGAGGTCTTCACCTCCAAGGCCGAGGGCGCGGGCCCGTCCCGCGACTGGCTCGGCTTCGTCAAGTCGCCGAGGGCGCGCAACAAGATCCGCGCCTGGTTCTCCAAGGAGCGCCGCGACGAGGCCATCGAGCAGGGCAAGGACGCCATCGCGCGCGCCATGCGCAAGCAGAACCTGCCGATCCAGCGGATCCTCACCGGGGACTCCCTGGTCACCCTCGCGCACGAGATGCGCTACCCCGACATCTCGTCGCTGTACGCGGCGATCGGCGAAGGCCATGTGGCCGCGCAGGGCGTCGTCCAGAAGCTGGTGCAGGCCCTCGGCGGCGAGGAGGCCGCCAGCGAGGACCTCGCCGAGTCCACCCCGCCGTCCCACGGCCGCAGCAAGCGCCGCAAGAGCGCCGACCCGGGTGTCGTGGTCAAGGGCGTCGAGGACGTGTGGGTGAAGCTCGCCCGCTGCTGCACGCCGGTGCCGGGCGACCCGATCATCGGGTTCGTCACCCGTGGCAGCGGTGTCTCCGTGCACCGCGCGGACTGCGTCAACGTCGACTCGCTCTCGCAGCAGCCCGAACGGATCCTCGACGTCGAATGGGCCCCCACCCAGTCGTCGGTGTTCCTCGTCGCCATCCAGGTCGAGGCCCTCGATCGGTCCCGTCTGCTGTCCGACGTGACCCGGGTCCTCTCCGACCAGCACGTCAACATCCTCTCGGCGGCCGTGCAGACCTCCCGCGACCGGGTGGCCACCTCACGCTTCACCTTCGAGATGGGCGACCCCAAGCACCTCGGACACGTCCTCAAGGCCGTGCGGGGTGTGGAGGGCGTCTACGACGTCTACCGTGTGACCTCGGCGCGACGGCCGTAGATCGCGGGCAGGGGGGGGCGGCATGGGAGACAAGGACTTAGTCGCGGAGCGGTACCGCCTGGAAGCGCTCATCGGCACCGGCTCGGTGAGCGAGGTCCACCGCGCGACGGACGTACGCCTCGGCCGCAAGGTCGCCGTGAAACTCCTCTCCGGTGTCCAGGGCATGCCCGAGGACGCCGAGACGAGGGAGCGGTTCGCCCGCGAGGCCACGGCGCTGACCCGCATCGTGCACCCCGGTGTGGTGACGCTCTTCGACTACGGCGTGCACGAGGGCATCCCGTACCTGGTCATGCCCCTGCTGGAGGGGCTGAACCTCGCCGCTCTGGTGCAGGAGACCGGCCGGCTGCCCGCTCCGGTCGTCGCCTGGGTGGGCCTGTCCGTCGCCCATGCGCTCCAGGCGGCGCACGACGCGAACGTGCTGCACCGCGACGTGAAGCCCTCGAACATCGGCATCACCCCCGAGGGCCGGGTGGTCCTCCAGGACTTCGGCGTAGCCAAGCTCGTCGGCACCGATGCCATCACCCGGGCGGGCACGTCCCCCGGCACGCCGCAGTTCATGGCCCCCGAGATCATCCAGGGCGGCCACCCGACCGTCGCGGCGGACCTCTACGGACTGGGCGTCTGCCTGTACCAGACGATCACCGGCGAACTGCCGTTCGCCGACGCCGTCGACGTCGGCGCGATACTCCTACGCGCGGTGCAGGGCGTGGCACCGACCCACGGCCGCCACGGCCTCCCCGACGAACTGACACTCGTCGTCGACCAGTTGTGTGCCAGGGAGCCGGCCGACCGGCCCTACTCCGCGACCGCTGTCGCCGAGGTGCTCGCCCCGCTCGTCCACGACGGGAAGGCCGCCCTGGCCGGCCTCGTGGCCGGACAGGCCCGGGCGGAAGCGGTCCAGGGGATCTTCGCGCCGCCCGCCGTCCCCCCTGCCGACGCGGCGGCCGAGGGACCCGAGTACGACTGGACGGCCACTGTGCCGCCGCCCGGGGACCACTCCCATCACCACGCACCGGGCTTCCCGCCGACCCTGAGCGTCGGTGTCCGCCGCCTGGTCCTCAGCAGCATGACTCCCCAGAACGCCGCGTCCCGGCTGCGCGAAGCCGTCAACCTGGTGCTCCGTGGACGCCTCCAGGAGGCCGCGCAGATGTTCGCGGTGATCGTCCCCGTCTGCGTGGCGTCCCTGGGGCCCGACCACGAGACCACGCTGACCAGCCAGTACTGGCACGGCATCTGTCTGGCGCGCCTGGGAGCCGGGCCGGAAGCCGTCGAACTGTTCGCCCAGGTCAACAAGATGGTCGACCGACGGAAGGACGGAAACGGTGCATCACCTCACCGTGAGGGTCACGGCAACGGGGGACGGTGAGGACGCGCTGCGTTCGCTGCTCCGCTGGGTGCACGAGGACGAGAGCCTCGAAGGCCGCGTACGCGGCAGGATCGGCGCCGGCTCCGCACCCGAGCCCGGGAGCATGGGGCCCGGTTTCGACCTCGCCCAGTTCGCCGTCGCCAGCGGTCTGTCCACCAGCGCCCTGGTGGTCTCCGTGCTCCAGTGGCGCTCGTCCCTGCGGCGTCCGCCCGCGGTCGTCCTCAGCCGCGACGGCGTGGAGGTCCGCCTCGCCAAGGAGGCCGCGGACGACCCGGAGACACTGCGCAGAATCATGGCCGCTCTGGAGACGCGGAACGATGACGGCGCTCGCTGACCCGAGCCTGTCCCGTGCCGTCCTCATAGGCACCGCCTCGTACCTGCATCTCGAACAGCTGCCGGCGGTCGAGGCCAACCTGGTGGACCTGGCGGGCGAGTTGTGCGACCCGACGGTCTGGGGGCTGCCCGTGCAGCACTGCACGCTCGTCGCGGACCCGCAGACGTCCTCCGGGATGCTCGACCCGGTCCACGAGGCGGCCGAGGAGGCCACGGACACCCTGCTCGTGTACTACGCCGGGCACGGCATGAGGGACGCGGAGTCGGCCGACCTGTACCTCGGGCTCGTCGGCTCGAGGGAAGGCATCGGCTACACGGCGGTGGCCTACCAGCATCTGAGAGGCGCGCTCCGGTCCGCGCGGGCCCGCCGCAAGGTCGTCGTCCTCGACTGCTGCTTCAGCGGCCGGGCGGCCCGCACCCTGTCGGGCTCCGGGCTCGCCGCGCAGGCGGCCGTCGACGGCGCGTACGTACTGACCGCCTCGCCCCGCGACCGGGTGGCGCTCGCACCCGACGGCGAGCGGTACACCGCCTTCACCGCGGAACTGCTCCAGATCCTCCGCCGGGGCGTCCCGGACGGG
Coding sequences within:
- a CDS encoding RelA/SpoT family protein; this translates as MPDEAQPAAAQPDQKAEKAAAPPVTPEPKRAERPGPAAPERVSQVPVTAPKPLPPSSARTGGSSNRVRARLARLGVQRSSPYNPVLEPLLRIVRSNDPKIETSTLRQIERAYQVAERWHRGQKRKSGDPYITHPLAVTTILAELGMDPATLMAGLLHDTVEDTEYGLDQLRRDFGDSVALLVDGVTKLDKVKFGEAAQAETVRKMVVAMAKDPRVLVIKLADRLHNMRTMRYLKREKQEKKARETLEIYAPLAHRLGMNTIKWELEDLAFAILYPKMYDEIVRLVAERAPKRDEYLAIVTDEVQSDLRAARIKATVTGRPKHYYSVYQKMIVRGRDFAEIYDLVGIRVLVDTVRDCYAALGTVHARWNPVPGRFKDYIAMPKFNMYQSLHTTVIGPNGKPVELQIRTFDMHRRAEYGIAAHWKYKQETVAGASKIRTDVPKAGKGTAGQDTVNDMAWLRQLLDWQKETEDPGEFLESLRFDLSRNEVFVFTPKGDVIALPAGATPVDFAYAVHTEVGHRTIGARVNGRLVPLESTLDNGDLVEVFTSKAEGAGPSRDWLGFVKSPRARNKIRAWFSKERRDEAIEQGKDAIARAMRKQNLPIQRILTGDSLVTLAHEMRYPDISSLYAAIGEGHVAAQGVVQKLVQALGGEEAASEDLAESTPPSHGRSKRRKSADPGVVVKGVEDVWVKLARCCTPVPGDPIIGFVTRGSGVSVHRADCVNVDSLSQQPERILDVEWAPTQSSVFLVAIQVEALDRSRLLSDVTRVLSDQHVNILSAAVQTSRDRVATSRFTFEMGDPKHLGHVLKAVRGVEGVYDVYRVTSARRP
- a CDS encoding serine/threonine-protein kinase, with amino-acid sequence MGDKDLVAERYRLEALIGTGSVSEVHRATDVRLGRKVAVKLLSGVQGMPEDAETRERFAREATALTRIVHPGVVTLFDYGVHEGIPYLVMPLLEGLNLAALVQETGRLPAPVVAWVGLSVAHALQAAHDANVLHRDVKPSNIGITPEGRVVLQDFGVAKLVGTDAITRAGTSPGTPQFMAPEIIQGGHPTVAADLYGLGVCLYQTITGELPFADAVDVGAILLRAVQGVAPTHGRHGLPDELTLVVDQLCAREPADRPYSATAVAEVLAPLVHDGKAALAGLVAGQARAEAVQGIFAPPAVPPADAAAEGPEYDWTATVPPPGDHSHHHAPGFPPTLSVGVRRLVLSSMTPQNAASRLREAVNLVLRGRLQEAAQMFAVIVPVCVASLGPDHETTLTSQYWHGICLARLGAGPEAVELFAQVNKMVDRRKDGNGASPHREGHGNGGR
- a CDS encoding effector-associated constant component EACC1 — translated: MRVTATGDGEDALRSLLRWVHEDESLEGRVRGRIGAGSAPEPGSMGPGFDLAQFAVASGLSTSALVVSVLQWRSSLRRPPAVVLSRDGVEVRLAKEAADDPETLRRIMAALETRNDDGAR
- a CDS encoding caspase family protein — protein: MTALADPSLSRAVLIGTASYLHLEQLPAVEANLVDLAGELCDPTVWGLPVQHCTLVADPQTSSGMLDPVHEAAEEATDTLLVYYAGHGMRDAESADLYLGLVGSREGIGYTAVAYQHLRGALRSARARRKVVVLDCCFSGRAARTLSGSGLAAQAAVDGAYVLTASPRDRVALAPDGERYTAFTAELLQILRRGVPDGPDLLDLDTLYRVLKARLQAKNRPVPQRSQENTVGALPLARNKARAGERAPAGPVLAADVRAAAVATGLNVARMLRAAGNTRDALPVLRLALQEQPPAGQGNLLAVQLELSDVLAETGQIPEAITVLESAFQQVHKAYGPEAVEVCRRLADLLQESGNHIQACEVLKHALDLADGTLPGR